CAACTCAAAATTGTACTAAATCAGTAAATACACGGTTTATAGTTCTAAGTAGACTCATGTTAATCTAAATACGTGTATGTCCGTTCTCGTGCATTTATCTCTTAAACACTCTGTTAATCTAACAGTAAATATCCAAAAATAATGATAATTATTTTAAAAAGTCAACATTTGCTTGAGTTGACACGATGTTGCGATCGGTGAGAACAAATACTTCATGACTATGTTTGAGTTAGCAACGATAGTAGTCAGTCATGTCGTTTGCAGAAAAATAGAGAAACGCGATCGCCTTCTAATTCTTGATAAAGTTCTACCACTCAGACACATTTTTATAGCTATTTAGTCCATATCCTTGGAAGTCATTTTGGGTGCTCTGCCATGACGTTACCTTACCCAAAAATGATTCATGGCTACTACTTCTTTGAATGTAACGGTTGATTGGAATGCTGTTGAAGGACAGACAAAAGATGAACATTTTGGAATAAATGTTTATAGGGCTGTTGCAGATGCTGGTAACTCAAAATATCGCAGCAACATGAGCCACATGAGTCCGGGAATAATCCGCTTTCATAATATGGATTATATAAAAGACTCTAGCAAAGACCACGGCTTAATTGATACTGAAAATAAAACATGGGACGTTCAAAAGGTCGTCAATACTATTCAAGCTTCCATTGATATGTTTGGTGCAGATCAGCCCCAACGTATGTTCAATATTCCTTCATGGCCAAGTTGGATGGATGCGAACAAGGATGGTTATTTAGATAGCGATCGCTTTGACGAGTATGCGAACTTATGTGCGGATTTAGTCAAGATTGTTAATAAAGATAATAACTTAGGCGTTCAATATTGGGAAATTACTAACGAAAAAGACATTGAGTACTTTAGTATCTTCCATACCAAAAGTGGTTGGGGTAAACTGATTGACCCGAATCAACCAGATCGCTTGGACGAATTAATAACTATTTATAACAAAGTTGCTGAAGCCATGAAGGCGGTCGATCCGAGCATTAAAGTAGGTGGACCAAGTATTGCTCGTCCCGACTTAACTCCTTTTTATGAACCATTTATCAAAGGAACAGCAGATAATCTGGACTTCTTTACCTATCACTATTACCCTACAGGGAGTGCTGCGACTCCAGACGATCAAGTCTTTAATGCTGCTAATTCTATTGGAAAATACACAAAAACTATTGTTGATACACTCAAGAAGATTAGCCCCAATCGAGATATTCCTGCGATGTTAGGCGAATATAACATCAGTTGGACTTGGGAAACTCATGACCCACGTATGACCAATAACAAAGGGGCGGTTTTTGATGCACTATCAATGATAGAAGCTATAGAGAACGGTGCTGCAGCATCACTCTCTTGGAATGAAAAAGACGGTAGTTACGGTAAAACAAGTTATAACGATACTTTACGTCCTGGTGGTGAACTTCTGCACTTGTTTAATGAATATTTAGTGGGAAATCGTATCTCTACAACCAGCGATAATAGTAGTATCACAACTTTTGCAGTTGATCGTCCAGGTTCTCATAAAGCCTACGTATTAATTAATTCCTCAAATAGTCCTCAAGAAGTTGCTGTCACATTCAATAATTGGAACTTAACAACATCTCATGTCAGCAAACATATTATTTCTGACTCTGGTTATAGTCAAGAACTGACTGCTTGGGATACGGTCAATAATAGTACCATTGTGCTCCCCGCCAACTCTGTTCTTCTCTTTGAAGATGACAGTCCTGAGGTGAGTGTACCGCCGACGTCCGAACCAAATCCCACACCGCCAAGCGATCCACCAGCAAACACTGACACTCCAGATGTCAGTTTACCCACCACTTCTGAACCAAATCCCACACCGCCAAGTGATCCACCAGCAAACACTGACACTCCAGATGTCAGTTTACCCACCACTTCTGAACCAAATCCCACACCGCCAAGCGATCCACCAGCAAACACTGACACTCCAGATGTCAGTTTACCCACCACTTCTGAACCCAATCCCACACCGCCAAGCGATACACCAGCAAACACTGACACTCCAGATGTCGGTTTACCCACCACTTCTGAACCAAATCCCACACCGCCAAGCGATACACCAGCAAACACTGACACTCCTGAGGTGAGTTTACCTCCGACAGGAGAACCCAATCCCACACCTCCAAGTGACACGCCAGCAAACACTGACACTCCAGATGTCGGTTTACCCACCACTTCTGAACCCAATCCCACACCGCCAAGCGATACACCAGCAAACACTGACACTCCAGTTGTAAATTTACCCACCACTTCTGAACCCAATCCCACACCGCCAAGCGATACACCAGCAAACACTGACACTCCAGATGTAGATTTACCCATCACTTCTGAACCCAATCCCACACCTCCAAGTGACACGCCAGCAAACACTGACAGTCCTGAGGTGAGTTTACCTCCGACAGGAGAACCCAATCCTACACCTCCAAGTGACACGCCAGCAAACACTGACACTCCAGATGTAGATTTACCCATCACTTCTGAACCCAATCCCACAATTCCAAGTGACACGCAAGGAAACACTGACAGTCCAGATGTAGGGTTACCCACCACTTCTGAACCCAATCCCACACCTCCAAGTGACACGCCAGCAAACACTGACAATCCAGATGTAGATTTACCCACCACTTCTGAACCCAATCCCACAATTCCAAGTGACACGCAAGGAAACACTGACAGTCCAGATGTAGGGTTACCCCCGACAGGAGAACCCAATCCCACAATTCCAAGTGACATTCAAGAGAATGCTCATAACTTAAGTAATTTGTCACCGGATATTTCCCCTACAATAAACTCTGGCAACCCTATATCTAGCCCTGAAAATATTAGTGCAATTGGCACACCCTACACTCAGACTTCAACGACTCTTCAGTCTTCTACTCCAACCAATCTAAGTTATGACAACCAGCCCGCTCGCTTTGATAATGTAGAGTTTTCATCAAAAGTGAAAGATTCAAGTACTAATATTGCTTCTTTATTATTAAGCAGTGGTAAGAGCGTTAGTCAGAGTCTTAAGTCAGCGATCGATACTCCGCGTAATATTTCCGGAAGCCAAGTCACGGATAAAACCACTATCGGCGAGCCAGAGATTGCGGCTGTGTTAAATACTTCAAATGACTCTCAAGCACCACTGCTTGACTTGCGTAAAACCGATCTAAATAAAGATGGTCAGATTGACAACAAAGTCTTTGTCAATTTCTATGATGTTACCAGCCATGCAGTCTACAACAATACTGTAGGATTCTACAAAATTGCTAATGTAGATGGAGCAGTTTTTGACTCTTTAACAGGCAAATTAATTCCTCCGGGTGAGAAAGGCTACGTTCAAATAGCGCTTGAACAAAGGGTATTGGAGGTAGAGCTAAATCGGAATACAGGCAAACTCATGACTCAACTTGAGGGTGGAGCATTATATGCTCCCTACCTGATTGCAAGTGGTACTGCACAAGAGTACCTTAGCAACATATCTGGTAATCCAACCAGCAATCAAACACCTCAGGCATTCTTCAGCTATGGAGTAGGGAACCCTGATAATATCAATCACGTCAAGTTACTTGGTAAAAATCAGTTGGGATTTGAGGATACAATTGGTGGAGGAGACAAAGACTACAATGATTTGATGTTCAAAGTAAAAGTGCAAAGCAATTAAGGTGAGGATGAGAGATTACAGCAAGGTACAATAGGTTTGTTCGCAAACTCTTCTAAGCCAGCATCTCTCAGCAATTTTTGCCAATCAGTGATGAAATTTTCTGCTTGTGGATGGCTACGGCGAAGTTGTGCTAATTGAGTTAAAGCATCGTACCAAATCCCGTTTTCGGCATACAAAATGACTTGGTTTCGCTCGACTGATTGCAGCTGCACTGCAAGAGTATTGTTAAATGTGGCTCGCTGAATCCACCCGTTGACATCGACTGATTGATTTTTACCATTGCAATTGATGTCGAGAGATAAATACCAATGATAGTTTTTGTCTGGCTCTAATTTAACTGTCGGTGGTAGATTGAGAGCGATCGCTCCTGGCGTTCCGGCGACAGTGAAAGTTCCTTGATAAATCTGCTGGTAATTTCTGGGTTCTCGGTCAGTTTCGTCCCATAATTCCAATTTACCCGTCTTGATATCTTTGGGAAGATAAGGAAGATAAAACCACAGAGTAGGAGAAGCGTTAACGGTTAATCCCCAAACATGGCTAATTGCTTGCTCTGATTCCACAGCAGGAACTAAAGCTAAAAGACGTTCATTGATTTCCAGGACTGAACATTTATGTCCATCACGAGTTCCGCCTCCTTTCCTATTTCCGGGCGCTCCTCTAGGTGACAGAGGCGGTCGATTAAACTTCACTTGGGAAGCAGTTGCGGTTTTAGACTGGGACTGCTTTTGAGAATTTTGGTTAACAGGGGGAGGGACTTCTGCAATGGTTTTTTGGCTGTCCGGAAAAGTACTGGTAGCAAAAGCAATAAGCGCTAAAGCCAATCCTAAAGCTAGTCCAGTTTGCCAACGATAAAACTTGCACCTAGCCACAATTCTCTCTCCCGATCTTCGTTATTCAGAGCTTATCCACTGCACTTAAAGACTACGCAGGCTCTATTTACCTAATTACAAGGAAATGTTTGCTAATTCCGAACATTACCCCCCTTAATCCCCCCTTATAAAGGGGGGAAACTAGATTTCCGATTCCCTCCCCTTACCAAGGACTGGGTTAGGGTGCAATACTTGTCGGTTAAGCCGTTTTTTCCTCCCCTGCACCCCCTGCAAGTTTCCCGCGACAATTTTCTCAGCCCTTGCAGTATTGGGTTAGGGTGGGGTAAAACAACGCTAAAACTTATTTTCAAAAGCGAGAGGGAGGAAAGACGTTAAAACTGGGGTTTGAAGCCCCTCTCCTTCAAGGAGAGGGGTTTGGGGTGAGGTTTGTGTTGGAAGCCCTTAAAATCTGCAAAGAAACAAAGAAAGTAAAATTAACGCGATAGTCCGCTAAAACGGTTGGTAATTCCCCAAGCGATCGCAAAAGCGAGGACTGAAGGAATCAGGGGCGCACAAATACCGATACTGAACAAGCCGAAGCAGAGGTTAGGAAGAATAGCGATTGCCACAGCCATCGCAATTCGGCGATATAATAGCGAGTGAAATCCCCAAACGCATAAACCCCCCGTAATTGCCCAACTCCAGATCCAGAGAACATCTAATTCTTGCGGCAAAAACCGCAGTAAGGAACGTTCTTCTTTGGCTACACTGAGCATTTGGCTCGCCATTTGGGCGTGAATGACGACACCAGGCATTTTCCGTCCAATTTCATTACTAAAGGGAGTAGAAAAGCGATCGCCAACTGATGGGGCTACGACGCCAATCAAAACCAACCGATCTTTCACCCATTGGGGTTGAAAATTATTTTGGAGAACTTCTGTGAGCGTTACTTCCCTAGCGACTTTTTGTGAAGACCGATAATTGAGCAGGACTTGGTGACCGCGAGGATCGATGTTGTGATAAAAACCAGTATGCTTTTCCAAAGGTTGGAAAACGGTAGAGCCAAGCTTCAAGTTGCCTTCAGATGTCGCTTCTGGTTGAATGCCTTCTGAAGATAGGTAACGAAAGGCTAATTCAGCACTGAAGGCATAAGAGGCTTGGCAAAGGGAGTCTCCTGGATTTAAATGAAACAAATAACGGCGGACTGTACCATCCGGCTCAACTGCTAAATCGCTAAACCCGACATTTTCTGTTGAGCTAGCAGGGGGAGATGCAACCCCAAATTTATTCCCACCCTTTGGTTCTGGTTGGCTGACTTCGCAAATTGTCACCAGGCGTGGGTTTTTCTGGATGTGGACGGCTAGCTCGCGGTATCCTGGTTCTACAGGAAAATCGCGGTAGATATCCAAGCCAATGGCTCTGGGTTGATGAACCTGAAGTTTTTCTATTGCTTGTAAAATCGCGCGATCGCTCAGGGGGTACTGACGCTGCTGTCGGATATCTTGTTCTGTTACTTTTACAACCAGTAGGCGCTCATCAATTCCACCATCGGGTTGCAGGCGCACGAGCTGGTCAAAAGCCCACAACTCCACAGGCTGGAGTCCCCCTAAAAACCGCACCGTCATGACTAAGCCTGTAGCGACCAAACTCCTGACCAAGATATTTGGCAAATGCTGCCATTCAAGCTGACGGCGGGAATTTCGCTTTGTCATCGATCGCAATTCCTTCCAAGTTGGCGGCACCTCAGAGGGATTTTGGTAAATCATTGGTAACCAGGTAGCTCCTGGTAAATCGGTAAATTCCTCTAGACGTTCTTGGGCACGACGCACCGCAATGTATAAAGCTTGTCCAGCAGCGTATTCTCTGAGAAATTCTTTGAGAAAAGATTGAGCAACTTTATCCGGAACTATCTCCTGCATGACAATGATAATGGGCACGTGTAAATCAGCTAACTGCTGCGCTAGTCCCAATCCTTCACAAGAATTAAAAATTGCGATTTTTAATCCTCGTTGAATCGCTTCCTTCAAAGCATGTTTAAATTGGTCAGTTTCAATACTTTCCCTGGCGCTGAGACTAATCCGACCTCTTTGTTCTCCCGTCTGGCTATGCCCAGCAAAAAAAAAGATATCCCAGCCCTTTGGATCTCGGAGTTGAGCAATTAAATCTCTAGCCTGAGGCTGATGACAAAAAACTGACTCCGCTCCGTTGAGATTCGCGATCGCCTTACGATCGGCTTCTAGATCCAGGTGTCGGTTATCTCCAAAAATTGCCAGAAGGCGAACGCGATCGCTTTGAGTTTGGTGCTTGGCAATCTCCCAAGATTCATACTCTACCGGACTATAGCTAACACCGACATTTGGGTAACGCGATAGCAAATCCCAAGTATGCCAAGGCAGTTTCCACAGGATTGGATCTTTGGCTTTAATGGCTAAGCGTATGGTGTCAGCCTGACTCGCTAGTTCTTTGTTTAACCTTTCTCTAATTTTTTGCCAGCCCAATTCCCCCGACGGTTGCAGCCATTGGTTTAGGTTAGCCTCCACTTGTCGCATTCGTTGCCAACAGTCGTCCGTAATCTCGCTAGTGGCGCGATTCGTCGGCAAGCTTTCCTCAATCTCCCAAACCTGATTGCGAGCGATCGCTGTGAGATTGCGAAAAGATTGTTGCCATAAAAGATACAAGCCTTCAATATCTGTGTTAGCTTTTAGCCTACCTTCAATTTCTCCCAAGGGAGAACCGCCATCCTCTCTGAGTTCTAGCGATACTTCAAACCCTTGGTGAAAGTTTCCCCTGCCAATTTTCAGAACTGCTACCCTACCCATCGCTGCTTTCTGGTTAATTTTTAAGCTAGAAAGTCCTCGCTCACACTTACCCCATCCAGCGTTACCCGCACTTGGAATTGGGTTCCCGATGGTGGACTAAAGCCTAGTTGCAAGAGTTTATCTTTCCCTTGACCTCTATCGTCGCTTCTTGTTTGGGCTTGCAAGCGAGTTTCGCCACCGGAAATCACGCTTAGTTGGAGATTTGGTGGTAGCTTGTGTTGTTGGTTGATTGGTTGCACTTGTAGCCGCACGCCAATTTTTTCTTCAGTTTTAGGTCTAATGGTGACAATTAATGCGACTTGGCAAGTTCCCAACTGCATCCCCAAGTCAATTAGCCTAGCTTTACTGACGCCTGCTTGGGGATGCTCAGGCGCAATTTTGCCTAAACTTAAGGCTGCTTCCCAACGGGTTTCTTCATCGTTAGCGGTGCGTAATAATTGAGTCAACGCCTCAACAACTTCCGGATGACCAATGCCAATTTGCCCTAAAACTCCGGCGGCTTGACATCGTTCTTTTTCAGGGCGATTAGATTGTAGCAGGCGAATTAATGGCGCGATCGCTTCGGAAGATACTGTCGGTTCCAACGTTTCTGTACCGCGAACTGCACTGAATTCTGGAGGTGTTAAAAGTGTTTCGACAGCTTGCCAACTTTTCTCGATCGTGCTTTCTGCTTTCTCTAACCATTGCCGCAAGTTCACAACTGTGAAACTTGCAGTTGCAGTGGAAGTTAAGCCTAAACGCTGGTTGTATAGCTGCTGTCGCCATTGTTCGTTTGTGAGTAATGCAGCCCACTGATCAAAGGGTACTGCCAGTCTAGGTAAGTAGATCCCTGGTTTACTGAGTTGCACTAATAACTCTTGAGCGACTTTTACAGATAACTGTAGTGGCGGTTCTTCAGCATGGGGATTGGTGTCTTGCTGGGGGACGAGTAGCATTTGTGTGAAGTCTTCAGCTAAGACTTCCTGGTTGATATAGTAAGTGCGATCGCTTTCATCATATATCCCCTGCTGCTTGAGTTTTTCATAGCTAGCGAATCCCCATACCCGCAGCCAAGATTGCTCTGATTCACCCAAATTAATTTGCACGGCAAGGTAATAATCCTTTCTCCAGCTAGGAATATCAACCCACTCGCAGGGAACAGCAAATTCTTCTAAATCGCTGGTTTCGTTGGGAATCAAAACCAATCGCATTCCTTCTAACTCAATTGGTGTACCGTTGACAAATTCCCAGAGAGAGTCCCAAGTGGTGTCAGAAATGCTACCTTGAACTTGGTTAGCTTCTTTTAACCAAGCCTCAAGCCAAGGTACAAAAGTTTTTAAGCAAAGATAATTGAGATAAGCTTGACAGCGAGCAGCTGCATTAGAATGAAGTTGGGATTGTTGCCAAGCTTCTTTTTGAAGCTCTTGTGATAAATTCAACCAGAGCTGGTTAGGATAAATAGTAGAAAGTTTTCGCAATTTCAACATTTTCTGTCCTTAATTCCTCTGGAGTTCTAGGTAGAGCACATCTTTTGACAGCCAATCCTCAACCACTTCGCCGACCTGTTGCCTTTCTGTTTCTAGGGAAAGACCAAAGCGGGTATTAATCCACCAAAGAAAACAACGCTGCAACTGCTGCTTCGCTAAAGCCAGGGTTTGGCAGGCATGAGAGCTAGTTTTGATATCTTGCTTTTGACCGTATCGCTGGCAAATAATTTTTCTTTGTAGCGATCCTAATTGCTCAAAAGACTTTAATAATTCCGATTGAATAAGATTTTGGTAATACTTTTTTAACCATAACTTGATATAGTTAGTTTGCCATTGGTTAAGTAAGTTTAAAAAAGTTTTTTCTAATTGATTTTGAGCTAAAAACAGTTTTTGTTCAACTTCCTCTTGGCTCATAGGTTGTTCTTGGCTCAGAGTCTGAGTTAGCTCAGTGAGACCCATTTGTTGACCGTAGCTAAGTTTGAGAATTTGCTGCGATCGCGTATCCAAATCTGCTAGTGCAGCAATTAATTGAGCTTCAATTGGATTAGCAGAGTTAAGATGGGAAAATTTTTCATTTAAAAATGTTTTGACATAAGCACTGGGATTGATTCGCTCACTCGTTAACTCCTGAAACTTTTCTAGCAATGGCGCTTCCACATTCTTTGAAATGTAGCGTGAAATGGTTCCCTGATGAACGCCAATCTTACTGGCAAACTGTTCCTGAGTTAAAAGTGCCAATCGGTGAGGATAGCACAGAGGCATAACAGCTTGACGGCATGATTTGGGAATTTGACTGCGGACATTGTCTAAGTTTTGCTCAATGAGTTCAATTTCTGCTCTTAAAATCAGGTCTATCTCTTGTAAAGATTCTGTTGGTTCTTCTTGCTCTAAAGCTTCCCAAGAATTGACGCTTCGATTGTCCGGTTGTTCTATGTTATTGGCATCGTAAGAAACTTCAATAATTTGGGAAGGTTGCTGTAAAGCGGCGATACAGATATTCATCCATTCTTGAATCATTGCAGGCGCTACTGCTGCACCAACAGCGACTTGCAAGGGAGCACCGGGTTGAAATCTCTGAGAATTGTAGTCCTTAGCGGTTTCTGCAAAATCTGAGAGTTCTGGATCTGGCCATTTCTCTCCTTCTCTTCTGTTAGGATGGTAGACTTGATTGTTTTTGTAAACAGGAACAAAATAGCGCCAAGCAAAAAGATACTGCGAAATTTCTGGTTCTCTTGAGCCAGAGTTTGTCAGCGCTTCTCTCAGTCGTTCTTCCGCCTTTTGCAGTTTTCTACGACTATTGATATCCACATCACACAGCAGATGCCATTTCGATTCCCAATGTATTTGCTGGCGCATCACATTTCGCAGCACCCCTACCATGTAGGTTTTGAAATTTGCTCTACTATCATTACTCGTCTTGTACTTATTGAGAGATTGCTGTAATTTCTCCCGGTTACAAAGGTATTCGTTAGTTAGAGCATACAAATGTTCCGCACGAGCCTCGTAAAAAGGCAAACGATACCAATTGCGCCAAATGAGATAACAGCGATCGCGATCGAAGTAAGCTAATAAGTGCCAGTGAGCCAGACGTTTTTCTATCTCAGGTTGGGAATCGTCATTGAGAATTTTTACAAAATAATCTGCATAATCGCTCTCATCCCACTCAGGATGCAACTGAACTAGCTTTTCCATCCGTTCCCGCAAGCGATTTTGAATTAATCGTTTGAACGGAGGATAACCGTTAGTTTCAGTAAAATCATACAATGTCCAGAATTGATCGCTCATTTGTAGAAATTGTTCGCTGATTTTATTTTCGCCAACCTACTGAATCAGCAGATGAAAACTGATTATCTTGTTGCAAAAATTTATTTCATTCTCAATAAACAAAGACTCGCTCAATTTAACTTGACAATACCCCTGAAGCGATAGGCGTTCACAATCATGACCTATAGTATTGGTGGGGAGGCAAAGTCGATCCCGCTAAATGCCGGGTCTTGCCCGGTGGTAGTTCGCCGCATAATAACTGTGAAAAAGTAAAGTCTGTCAAAGCCTACATTATGGTTGAGATCGACATATCGAATTGTATTACCTGTCATGTTGGATTCATTAGAACTCCATGTAGTTCCCACTCCGTGCAAGCCAGCGGAGTCGCGGTAGTGAAGGCGCGTCTCGATCTCAGCCCCAGTTCCCATACCGTCCGTATCCCGGTAATAGACCCGGTATGTTGAGATATCGTTGTCGTTTGTCATATCCGATATTGTGTGTCTGTTAATTGGAAGCGGACAGTAAAGGATAACCGTTCCAGTAGCAGATCCATTAAAAACATAAGCCCCGTTAGAGAGACCAACTGCTGCGTCTGCAACGTCATTTCGCGGACGGCAGGCGCTAGCGGGGATAGTAGTGGCTTCAACATCTCGGTCATTAGCTGAGGCAACACTAGAGACAACAAAGGACGTAGCAATTGCGGCACAAGCTATGAGGTATTTTGAGAGCGACATGAAAAATCCTTTTATCTGTTACTTAGTGGGGTTTAAACTCTTTCATTTGGTTATTGCGGTGGTGTTTTGTGATTTATGCACTTATTTTTGTGGATTCATGCGCTAATTCTGAGCTGACCGAGGCTCAGAGGCACATTGCCCTCAGAATAGAATTCTGGAGCTATACAAACGAAGTCCGCCTGCGCGGACTTTAATGAAGCCTGCGTAGACAGGCTTTGTTATTCGTAGTACTCTTACCTTGATGTAAAATCAATAAGGTCAAGTTGTACTAATTAAATATATTTTTGCGATCGCCTGTGGCTTTGATGGGAAAGCTGCGCGCGATCGCTTTGTACTTTGTTAATTCAACTATCAAACTGAATATCTCCTCACATTTGAGATAGAATTGCTATCTAAAAGCACTTTATGAAGTTTTATTGCTTTTAGAAATAATAGTTATGACCTAATACTAGCAAAGGTTTCAACTATTTTCTTAAGTGGAAGAACAGCTTTTACATGGGGACAAGTACATAAATCAAAAAAAACGGTCTCATTAACTCTGATGAAAGGGTTCAAAACCAAAGAAGTAAAGCAAGCGAGCTAAGTTCAATGTTGTGAACCACTTTGCTAAGACTTAATTCAGGCTTGAATATAAGCACCATTAATCTCTAAACAAGTCGTGGTTCAGACTGGAACTTAGTTTGTAATGAGTGCATATATTATCTCTATCAATTAGGGTTAATTACTGTCTCTTGACTTAATTTTACATTTGGAAAAAAGACTGCCTTTCAAAAAAAACACATCATTAAAATGAAGGAGAAAAACTATGTCAAATATTGACATTATTCGTGCGTGGAAAGATGAAGAATATCGCAATAGCCTGAGTGAAGAACAGCTTTCTCAGTTACCTGAAAATCCAGCAGGGATGGTTGAATTATCTGATAAAGAGATGGAAACTTTTATGGGCGGAGGAGATGTTCACATTGCTATGTCTTGCTGCGGTACCAAAGCTACGAATCAAAGCAAGAAGCTCCCAATTCAAGATTCTTCTATTTTAGCAGAAGTTTCTTCTCTTGAGAAAGGCTAAGCATAGCTGCCTAGTGTAGTGTCAAAAACAAAGGGTGGGTTCCTACTCACCCTTCTCTCCTACCAACAGTATCTTGTCCTCAAATTTCACCACTTATCAGGAATATAATGCTATGAGCAAGTTTTCTTTTCACAACTCTGTCTGGTATAATTCCATAACTTTAACTGAGCGTATTATCTCACTGCAAAATACTCAAAAAGAGACATATATAACTAACATTGATACAAAACTTGCTAAGAAAAAAATGCAGCAATGGAAATCCCAATTGCCTTTTACGAATGACTCTTTCTTTGCTCAACGTCTCACAATAGATAGAATCACTGAAGATGATTTTTTTAATATTCTTGGTGAGCCAATCGAGGGAGTTAAAAACCGTCTTCCAGATTTACCACATTGGCTCAAGCAACTGGCTCAAGCATTTTTTCATCCTACCCATTCCCAAGCCAAAATACTTCTTGCTCCAGAGAAGCTAGGAGAAGGAAAAGAAGCAGGTTTTTTGTATATTATTGAACCCTTGCTTAGTCAAGAAATTGACCGCCTAAAACAGGGAATTCAGGCAATGTGTCAAGCACATTCTGATTTGCCTTTTGAACCTAGTACTGTTGTATCCTTGCTATTTACTAGTTTACAAGAGCAATTGGTTAATATTTTAAGTCGCACCATGATTTTGGAACTTAATGTAGCTCGCCTGCAAGGACTACTACAAGGCAACATTCCTCAGGAGCGATTTCAGAGTTTCTTACAACGCCTACGCCAGCGTGAAATAGCAATCTCTTTCCTCCAAGAGTATCCCGTCCTTGCCCGTCAAGTAGTAATTAGCATTAATCATTGGGTCAATTTTAGTCTAGAATTTCTCCAGCATCTCTATAATGATTGGAATGTTATCTGTGCTAAATTTAGTC
This genomic interval from Scytonema hofmannii PCC 7110 contains the following:
- a CDS encoding helix-turn-helix domain-containing protein — translated: MSDQFWTLYDFTETNGYPPFKRLIQNRLRERMEKLVQLHPEWDESDYADYFVKILNDDSQPEIEKRLAHWHLLAYFDRDRCYLIWRNWYRLPFYEARAEHLYALTNEYLCNREKLQQSLNKYKTSNDSRANFKTYMVGVLRNVMRQQIHWESKWHLLCDVDINSRRKLQKAEERLREALTNSGSREPEISQYLFAWRYFVPVYKNNQVYHPNRREGEKWPDPELSDFAETAKDYNSQRFQPGAPLQVAVGAAVAPAMIQEWMNICIAALQQPSQIIEVSYDANNIEQPDNRSVNSWEALEQEEPTESLQEIDLILRAEIELIEQNLDNVRSQIPKSCRQAVMPLCYPHRLALLTQEQFASKIGVHQGTISRYISKNVEAPLLEKFQELTSERINPSAYVKTFLNEKFSHLNSANPIEAQLIAALADLDTRSQQILKLSYGQQMGLTELTQTLSQEQPMSQEEVEQKLFLAQNQLEKTFLNLLNQWQTNYIKLWLKKYYQNLIQSELLKSFEQLGSLQRKIICQRYGQKQDIKTSSHACQTLALAKQQLQRCFLWWINTRFGLSLETERQQVGEVVEDWLSKDVLYLELQRN
- a CDS encoding mersacidin/lichenicidin family type 2 lantibiotic, with the protein product MSNIDIIRAWKDEEYRNSLSEEQLSQLPENPAGMVELSDKEMETFMGGGDVHIAMSCCGTKATNQSKKLPIQDSSILAEVSSLEKG